CTGTATCTGAAAGACCTTTCACTGGCTTCTACACAAAGTTTAAGCTCTCTAAATAATTGACCTCTGCGGCCTCATTTGGTTGCAAAGTGGTGCGTCTTTGCTCTGTAGTGAAAACCTTTTATACCATCAAACGTTAAACTTGTAAGTAACAAAACTGTATTTACCAGCTttggtggaggggggggggtttctcAGGGGGACAAACAGACTCGTTTCTCAACTTGAGATTTAAGTTTTTTCAAAGGGTCTTTAAAGGATTTCATCAGACCAAAAGAACGTATCATTCTTGGGTTTAAGTAAAACATTACATGACTAAAGTTTGGTTTTCACCACACCATGATGACATTTCTATGAAATATTTGGCACAAGAAGCACAGGGTTCACATATAATTATGCTCTTTGTATTAGCGCTCACATTTCTAATAATAACGTtcatagaaataaataataacgtTCATAGAAATACCTGAATACTTGAACACTAGAATGCTTTAAAAGGCCCAGTgcgtagaatttagtggcatctagtggtgaggttgcagaagGCCCCTCTCTAGAGCccgtgtttggtttgtccattctgggctactgtggaaacatggcgggctccgtggaagaggatcCACCCCCTCTGTAGATACAAAGGGCTCATTGTAAGGTAACGAAAatacaacaattcttattttcaggcaATTTTACAGTCATTAAAATatacttgtgaatattatattccatttctgccaagtccattccactagatgccactaaattctacacactgcacctttaaggatGAAAAAAGTTTGCACTGATTAAGACAAAAGGCTACATTAGACCTTAGGCAGTTACAAATATATTTCAGGTATCTATATAAGATTTTTGCAAattcaaaggtgaaaaaataacTCCTCagatgggagaaaaaaacatgagcagCTTTAGTTGTAGCATCATTTCACAGCTGCATTATTATATCTTGGATGATTGATAGGTAGGCAGCTGTTTGTGCTTTAATGACCACTTGGCACATCAGATGTGAAGATCTAAGTAGTTCTTCATTAACAGCCCCGAACAAAGAGCCGCCGAAGTATAAAGTGGCTGCAaatgaaagcagagaaaagtacagagaaagaggagaaaacagacaGTTGGCCACGTCTGGCGAtcctttaaatttaattaagGGATCTGACAAGGGAGAGTGTGTATCAGTGACAAGAGTAGTCTCTGGGCTGCTGATTGAAGGATCACCACATTCTCATTAATTGCTCAATCATCCAAAGGAATGTGATCTGTGCTAATTAGAAGGACTCTCCTTCCATCATGGGGCTGCAGTGTAATTACAGCCAGTCTGGGCCTAATGACATACACAGTGCAATACCACTTTTTGTCCTGTGGGGCTCTTGTTCTCAGCAGAAAACCTTGGCTACAGTTGCgcaataatataattattacatttacttTGATTATGAGAATAATTAAGCTGTTTACTTGCATTGCAGTTAAAGGCTTTGTTGATATTCCAGCTTTGTGTGGGCTTGGATACTGTGTTTAGTGGCTGAATTAGGCCATTTAAAGAGAGGAAGTgttaaacaaatacaaatattcacCTAAAATAATAAACCATTTAAGGCATGTTATCTCTTCTGAATTAATGAGTCTCCTGCATCAGATTAGGTGTTTACATGAGTCATGATATTATCCCAAATATTCATATCAGtggtgtgcatgtaaacagatCCGCTGataatttgacatttctttGCTATATTGATTTTTTCCAGCAGTGTTCGGAGTTGCTACAATACTGAGAAGTCAGCTCTTGTCAAATTTAGCAAAGAAAATGTCACCTCTGTTTTCTGTAATATGAGTGAGAGGTGTATTTCAATGACTTATCGACTTTCTCAGCCACTAGAGAATTGGAAAAACAGATCTACAGCGCGGGTGGTGTGTAGcttacataaataataaagatgCATGAGTAGAAGAAAGTAGCTAGTTAGAGCAGAGAGCCAACAGGATCATGCAGAGAGGTAACCATGCGGCTGGGCTAGATTATCCATATATTGCATCAGGCGAGTGCCCGTGGGGCACCAGACAATTTGTCGTGCTGGGGGGCaccaatgtgaaaaaaatgaaaaatgtaggCCTAAATAGGTTTTGCGGTCAGAAACGGCAGATGcaatatttataaagcacttaatttagattttatttatcattattcatattaataagaatatgaataataagaataagaaaacagttgaaaagtAGCTGCTGCTTTGCAtctttcagcaccacagagGTGTGTAGAGAGACGCTGTTTAATTCAGTAATAACAGTAGTTCACTCACTGCTGatagaaaatactgtatgttcaaaGACCATTTTACTAATCCACCCTCCTGTGTGGAATAAGTACACCTTCGTATTCCTGAGTGCTACGGTGCATACATgagttgaatattttattttctgttttacaaaggTGAGAAAGAAAATCAAGTCCTTCATAAATGTTGCATCTGCCATTTCTGagcaggaaaatgaaaaatgccttttcgTGTGTggactttgaaatgaaaatcaaatcaCTATTCTGTCTTCGttcctttaatttctgtttctggAAACAGCAGAACAACAAAACAGCCATCATTTCTAATGGCGTACGCATCGCAATACATTGTCTCTATGTGCTGTTCCTTATGCTTTCACATCACCTCACCTGGCGCTCTGTGATCACTCAGCTGTTGAAATGATTGCTTGCAACAGTCGTTATTAAGCTTTCCTTATTTGTTATATGTGTGTAATGACTTTTTAGACATAATCTGTAATGGTTTTGCAGTTGTGGTTCTCATTCAGGCCATTTATGATGGagataatgatatttagcatgATGTATTGAATTGGGATGTGAGTTGCATTCAGATTTGAGCATCAGTGTAAGGAATAGTTTGGTGTTTATAGGCCCATGTATATCTATGGTTTCAGGTGTTTTGGTTGTctcttacatttttctgtagtATGTGTGTTCATATTATTCTATGGTCTTTATAAACATggtaaatttcacttttttacatgtttagtgggaggaggggggcaCTTCAAGTGTGGTCACCCTAGGGCACCACACTGTGCTAATCTGGGCCTGCTATGCAGGATAATACAGCTTTGTCATTTTCATGGTTTGTGAATTAAATTTGTTTCATTGTTGGTTCCTCTCTGGTTTTTTAAGTTCCACTTTGGTGTTTCCAAAAGAGGGAACAGgatgaaaaatgtatatttaaatgtacaaGTGAAACAGCAGAGGATATTGTGATCTATTTTCTGTGAAGCATTGATATATCAGAAAAAGATTTATCTGATAGGAAGTGTAGGATTGGTCAAAAGTATGTGCAGGTTTTGGTTTTTCAAACTTATTGGTACAGCATGAGGTAGCTCAGCGGCTCCCAACCTTTCTGGCCTGTGACCCCGTGAAATTAAACTATGTCTCTCTGTGACCTCTCATCACAGGTTACAGCCTCAGTGTGGACAAGAACTGTGAAAAGTTCAACACCAGAGTGATTTCTCCTTCTCAGATTCtttcatttgaaggatttttagaCAGGTGAAagtatccagtatttcacaagaataaagccaaaaactgaaaagtcagaaaaaatcAGCAGAATTTTATGTAACAGAAAtgattttcttcttattatttttaatcatcTTGTGATACCACATTTTTGTCTGGGGAACTCTAGGTTGAAAAATCATTGAGTTAACTGTTAAAGTTACAATTAGTAAGTAAATGGATTTTCTGGTATTTCTTGTTAAATTGCTGCATATTTTGACATGGAAAGTTGATTAAAAAGTGACTATATCATCCCTATAAAATCTAGAAATCTCAGCACCTGCTATGGATCCACAATTTTTTAGACATATTATCATTTTATGCTGTGAGACAGTAAAAATAATCATCCATGTTTAAGACTAATACAGATAGCCAGTGTGATGGATTTTGTGCGTTGTACTCTCATGTGAGAGCAGCAGTGGGTGAGGTGAAATGGCAGGCAGGAGATCAGATGGCTGTGTCCTCCATGCAGATCCCTGAGCCCTCATCGTCCCTATGATGcagctgctcctctgctctccatTTGTGGCCTTCCCTCCCGTAACCTCCCACTCAGCCCCCGAGTGGAAACCTACATTCACATACAGTCTGAGTGCTCTGTCAGATTTATAGTCActgtttgactttgaaaacaacAATATGCAACTTTTCACCTTGAGGGAGGAGATGTGTTGTTACTCCCACCGTCGTCTCCTTCAGCTGGTCAAAGTCCCGCCTCAACAACCTGTCACTCATCTCCATGAGCTGTGTCTTCCTATTGCCGGAGGCGGAGGTAACAGGCATCAGTGTAGCCGCCACAGGcactgacaaacacagacaatatGCATTATAATAAAACAGCACCCTGGTTTTGGACAAGTCTCATCTGGTGCATGTTTAGCTCCCACAAACATTTTGTAACTTTGAGACTGCGGGACACAGCGAGTTGCATGAGCTTCAACGCCAGCCATCAAATTTAAACTGTATTGCGCAATTCTTCTTCACTGTACCATTCATTATTCACTGAAGACTTTCAGCCATTTTGCTTTCAGCAGGGTGCTGTCTGGAGTTGTTTCTGGTTTCCTTATATATAGTCAATCCATTATTCATGTGACTTATTGATGGATAATCATCACCAAGTATACAAAACAACATCCCTATCATCTTGTTAGAACTGATttttacaaaatacaatatttactcATTAATACAATATTTACTTAAACACGTTacacattacaaacaaattGTATTGAagcaaaacagcaaattctatatatatatatatttttttttttttacctaattTTTATATTCAGTTATCTTCCATCTCTAAGTACTTGTGGATAAACATAATTTCCAAGTCAGTTGGCTCCAAGTACAGTTGGCTTTAACACATCCCTCCATTAACTTAAATTCATATTGTTCTCAagaaatttgcacatttttcgGAACAAAAATAATCCAGTGGACTCTACATAAAAGGCTTTAAAGTGAAGCTATGTAACCTTTGCTGAACATGAGTGGTAATGACGGGATAATGTAATGCTAAAACAACTGTAGCACAATTAGAGAAGAGTCATAGTCAGTGAGgactcagtaatgtcagttacacagcaaAATATCTAAAGTTTGACATTAGCcgtcataccagaccaagtaaggctgTTGCAGCTGTATTGGATTGAGCAAAGGTTGGATTTAGTACTTACAAATTCAACTATTCATTTGTAAAATGAAGATTATGTTATTTCttatttcaaaagttacatTGTCTCGCTTTGAAGTTTAGTTCCTCCTTAAACCCTCTTGGGCTTAAAGCAACCCATCTGTaaatccaaaataaatgtaaatgtaaatcttAAGGAGCATTTTCTCAAAATCTAATTTAGTCTTTCATTAAAACACTTTCTTAGTATAAGGTAGAGACATTAATTATGTAATTGGATACACTTCCTTTACATGTTTAGTACTTTTAAGTCACATTACAAATTGATGGACTGAATATAAACAACATCAGACACCATCCTGATCAAGGCAAGATAGCTGAGAATGTTTGGTGAATAATGGTGCACTGGAAAAGTGTTTGTTCACAAACTAAAGTAtgggacaaattaaaatgttgacctCATGTTGATGCTGGGTgaaaagttattacaattcatgcTCTGGGAAACCAAATGTCAGCTCTAAATTTTATGGCAAACCATCCAATACAGTAGTTATGGagaaatgtcagtaaaaaaacccaaatgttAACCTCAGAGTTGCTCTACAGGAAAGGTCAGgtggtcaccaaagtcattaggattcatcgtctggggaccatgaatgtttgtacaacgTTTCATAACAATCCATCCTATATTTGTTGAGATGTTGGGATTGATAACCCATTGATAAAGAGAAGGATTTAGGCAAACGTGGCATCTGTTAGTCTGTGTTTCGACATACATTTgaactttttgttattttgtaatAGTCAACGAAAAGTCTGATCACCTTTTGTGTGTTCCTTCTCCCTTGTCTCAACATTTCAGGTATCCAAAGCAGCTGCAGACTTGATGGCGTACTGCGACGCTCACATACGCGAGGACCCTCTCATCGTGCCCGTCCCCGCCTCCGAGAACCCTTTCCGGGAGAAGAAGTTCTTCTGCACCATCCTCTGATGACCTGCCGGTAGAGCTGTACAGGTGCAGGCATGGCGTTGCCTGGCTTCTTCTGTCTTCACCACACCTGAAGCTACTGGCTGTAGGCGTTGAGTTGAGTTTTGCCAGGTGGACACTCTGTTGTTGGTCAGCTCTGTCCTGGTGGCTGAAGGTTATGGGGGAGTCAGCTACCAAACTGGCAGCCCAGTGAGCGTATCATGTCTTGTTAAATAGGTTTGTTATTGCTTTGTTATTAGAGAACAGCCTTGCTCAGTGCTTAATGAGAtgagagatgtttttttcattttcttttcttttattgtgcTAGATCTTAACATGCCTCAGGAAACAGAAATTTGCCCAGTGTCTTCaagttttttaaacatttattccCCTTCCCTTTATctgaataaaaaacattaatctttgTATTAGCTTGAACATAATTTGAGTTAGTTTTATATAGCTTTCAGTGTACAGGTTTGACTATTTGTAGCAACACTTACTGAAAGCACCACTAAAATTTGATACTTCCCTCACTAGTTTCTATTTCAATTTGCCTCCAGTGTCACCCACAATTAACCCGCTCATTTCAGTAGTGCGAACACTCAGATTCGGATTACAGCCGGAAACAGCAACCTTATCTCACATAGTAAATTATTTCAGGGTGTGCAATCCGCACTCGTAATAAGAAGGAGACGGCTGCAAATCAGTTCTgttgcaaataaataaatagactcTATTTATTGAAGGGTGCAGAGCTAATGTTTCAACAGCGAGATGAGTTCTTCAGGGTTATCACTGTGCAAACAACCCTTAAGTCAAAAATTATTTATGAATCTGCTGTCTCCTTTCCAAGCCCACTCTAACGCATCCTACCTTTGCTGTTCTGTTTGATTTACTGTCCATGTACACTTCAAATCAGAGACACTATCCGTTAATCCTGCAGCCCCCCGACTGGAATATTTTAACAAATTGCAGGATATCTTCTCTTCTTATTTCCTTAAcattctcatttgttttctgggcatgtttcctttccttcctttttgcCTGTCCTAGAGTGAATGGCAAGGCCTTTGACATTAATGCCAAACCCTAGGCCTGCATGTTTCTCTGCTCCTTTTTGACGGCCTCCTCTGTTTCCAAGGGACTGTCAGTCTTTTagagtgtacagtatgtttcagtGCCAATTTCTGTGTGAGCGGTGTAATCTTCACACTGTGGTTccacagactttttttttgttttgtttttgtttgttttggaagaaaaaGCACACTGTCGAAACATTTCCTTTACATGGTAGTTAAATAGCATTTGCTAATTTTTACGATGAATTGTTATGATCgttattaatattgttattatcagtagtatAATTGAATATTTGTTGCACAGCACTGACAGCTACATGACGTGTAGTGCTACTAAGCTTGTATGAtacttaggaaaaaaaaaacatttataaatcaTGCAATTATTGATACTATctgagtattttttaaaaataatgataaggGTCGGTTTACATATTATGATCCCTTCGGTGGTTCAGGCTTTTTGCATCATAATTTctgtaaaattaaaagtaatttccTCTTGGTACTTGAATAGCCATCGCATTAGGAATCAAACTCTGACACTGGactgtcacaaacacaaactattGGACTCTTCTCAAACTGTTTTCAGGATAATAATTGTCTTCATTTCCTTTCTGAAAACCTGAGACTGACCTCAGGGCGCTCTCACTGACCTCATCTTAAGGATGGTGCCAAATCTGAAACAAGAAATATAACGGCTAGAGATGAATATTGCATggatttatttctttatctATAACAGAGAGAACTATTATGATATGAAATATTGCCTCTTCATTGACTTTCTGGGTGCTACTCTGCACATGATAATCTCATTGGAGTTCGGATATGTCGACAATGTGCAGCTGTATTCATGAATGGTATAATcgttttggagaaaaaaatagcaTTTAATTAGCAGGCTTTGTAAATCCTTTTGATggataaaatgaattaaaggaaAACGGCAACCCAAATGTGCTGTGTCTTCAATATTTCTGCCTTGTGTCTCGCACTGACATTTTGAGATACAGTCTGTGTGATCACACTGATAACATAAAAAGGCCACTGCAAATCGTAGAGGAACATTATATTCTGGTGTGTGATGGAGACCTCCTGTGGCTGAACTGAACCACAGGCCATCTGGATGCACTGTTCATGTGTTgtggcattttttttatattaaaggaTTCTGATTCAATTCAGCTGCAGCCAGTTTGCCTTCTACACTGTCGATAGGCATTGAAAAAAAGCCAGCCGACGTCGATATTCAAATTTTGTGTTGAAGCTATTTCATGTGTCCATCCATGCATGCATTAGAGTAGAATGAAAATACTACTTTCTTCAAGTTTGGCTGATATTGGTTTAGTTTTAAATACCTTTCAGACACTATTTCATTGCACTTTCAAGGTCTGATGATCATAGATCTTTGAGTTTTTTGGCCAAATAAGTTTGGGTATACAAGGTAATCAATTTGATGGGTTGCTATAATATTCACAATAGGAAAACACAAAGTTCTGATTGTACCAAAACTGATTGTACCAAATGGCACAGACACTTACTGGCACCAATAAGGCAAATGCAAGAATCACCTATTGATTTTTCCATACCAACCCCAAAGAACAGGATGTAATTGAAGAGAAGCAGGAGGTTTAATCCTCCGCACAGTTTTCATGTGGATTATTATGTACATTCATTTCAAGTTAAgtcaatttaatttatataactCAAAATCACATATTTGTCCCTGAGGGCTTtgcaacatcctctgtccttagactcTCAATTCGGATAAGGGGAAAAGCTTTTAACTGGAGAAAAATGTCAGATACCGTAGAGAAATGTATGAGTTTtagacaccacaaactaaaattAGAAATTTAAAGAAGCAGCTCTTAGTATCATGTAGTACGCACTCGCAGCGCTCAACTGACACCTGATAGGATAAAAAGAAATCTATATAGATCCAAAGAAAAGTGCAGCGAGTGCAGAGTGTTTTGAACTCTGCgaagcaaaagagaaaaagcgggaaaaaaaatgcagacatATGGGTTGGAGTAGTGTCAGTAGAGCATAAATAGGTTTCAACATATAAATAAGCTAAATCAGAGTTGAGAACATAAACAACAAACTGGGATAGGCGAGGACTGGATATCAGCAGTAGAGATGTTTTTCAAGAAACCCTGAACATGCTATGAATAGCCTTTTCCTTTCAAATGAATAATGTGTTGCAGAGAGAGAACTAAATCATTGTAATGAGTATATCTATGAATATGACTCCAAGAAGAATTATATAATGCACAGGAAAGTAATTATCCCTAGGGCAGTAGGTTATCTAATACCAAGAATCTGTGCTAGAGTGATTTTCCAAATTGAGCAGTGAGCCCCCAAAGTGTGCACAAAATACATGAGAATAGTAATAATTTCTGATAAGATTATTTATCTGCATTCACAGCATGCTGTTTTGCAGCTGTTCCTCAATGATTTCTACTTATAACAAATACAGAACATTGCATGCCTGTGTCTCCtattacagtattatttttTCCTGTAAGGGGTGGTAAGATcttcaaaattacatttatgtatCAATGAAAGTCCATTAAAATTAATGCAAATGAAATGTTTACAAGTATGGAAGCAGTCGCTTATGTTTGCACGGCCCACTCTCCCATCTCCAAGAGAACCACTGGTGCTCAGAGTCGGAAGAAATCCTCCTCAAACATCCCTCTCCATGCACAATAGATTccatttaaatgattaatgtgCAGCACACAGTAGCATGTTTAATAAAGTTATGTTGTAATCTTAAAGCTACAACATGTCACCTGGGTTTTAGAAAGATGAAATGATTCATGTTCATTTTCTACTTTGTGTAGAAGGTTTTTATCGCTTCATTATTAATTCACAACATGGACAGAggcaaaaaaagcaacaaaactgaCTTTATGTGATAAGCATGAGAAGGTCCACCTCAGCGATGCTGTTTGTAGTCTTATCAGTGTTTTAGTGTTTCAATTTACTTCTAAGGACACGTTATAAACTGTTTACTCTGCTTACTATATTATTCTGTTTAATGTGGTTTTAGTGGGAAATGAAACTGCCTGGTGTTCTATTTTTCATGAAGACATGTCAAGCACTAAAATGTACGCTGGGTTATTCAAAATTATACTAGGAAGAGGTAAAATAGATTTATACTCTCTAACTATATTGTTGTATTGCAACTTTTtcttaaagtctccctccactcaaaaatgtgttttgctcatTGTTACATCACTTTGACACTAGAAGTTCACACGTTCAGCTACTGAAAGTGGAAGGTTTCTCTGTGCTaattgaaaatctgagtttaaggcgtgtTCCCTTCCAGCAggatttgtgatatcacaactggtttggagccaatcctggtccaatattcaatttacaaaagtgtgatgtgaaaacttgaagcctcatttactgagaatggacttttcagtaaAGTAGGAACATCTTATGTCCAGCacttaaacttttgaaatggaaaatatttgtaGATTCTTATGTTCTGGATTTTTAATAATGTAGGAGTAGAAgccattttaagaatttctaaccaaataattgagttttttaaaggaaaaaacacaaattattatattttttatttattgattttattaatagtagtatttttatatgttctGCAAATTAGCTGGAGGGGATATTTAAAGTGTTATTTTAATACCAATAGTtctacaataataataataataataataataataataataataataataataataataataataataataataataataatgtggcttaaatgtgttttttccaatatttttacgtatttatattttgtatacCTACCATATGCCAATACAATCACTCCTATTTTCAggcttatactgtatgtgattggcTATAGCGTGTTGAACTCCATGTCCCAGAGTGCACCGCGGGAGGGCTTCTCGTCTCCCATTGGTGCAGCTCTCCAAGCAGCGGAGGCAGACATGAGGCAGTGGTGAGAGCCCGGCGGAGAGCTGCGGAGCTGAAATGAAGCGCACACACAGAGCGGCTCACACCGTGCAGTGCCGTGCGGCTCAGGAAGAGGCTCCGCGCCGCTAAAGCTGAAGGCTGCTCCGGCTGAATGAAGGGCTCCGTCCATGCGGAGGCTAGCGCTCATTCTGCTGCCCTGTGCTGTCGCCGTCCTGGTGCACTTGTGGTTGGCACAACGACCCTCCTCCACCCCGCTGGACAACAACACGCACTCCggtactttcttttttttatttttagcctAAACCTCCTCAAGCCtcgcaactttttttttttacatccgcTTCGCCCCGGCGTGTTTGTTGTGGTTGATAGTTTGTGTCTTGAACAGGTAGTTGAAGCTTACTGGTTTGAATGTGTGCTCGCGCAAGATAGTGTTTgttcacgtgtgtgtgtgtttgagtgtgaaatAATGTAACAGTTCAGTAGTGTTGGGCGTTGCTGGGATAGTCTAACGTTGCCTTGTTATAGTGCAACTACTGTCCTCTGTGCTGGTTTCACATGGATTATCACTTATGACCAGAGGTATACTGGAGGATAACCCCGTCTAATCTAGTCTGTTCACCTTTTTTAATCAGAGAAATATCGTTTAACCACCTTTGATGCATGAagacatacattttcatgaggTGCATTATAGGATGCATCCCAGTAAGTCAGTGCAAACTAAATATCAGAGGAAACAGCTGTCAGGATCAGGAATGGGAAGAATAAATCATGCTCACCTCaaactgtgatttttatttttattttatctctggTTCGTTGCCTTATCATTGTCACCAGCTGTAGGTCATATTTTACCCCATCCTTACATTTAATACCTCATCACAGGGCTGTTTATTTGTGGAAATGATGAGGCTATGACAATGGTTTCTGTGTTCGATGTAGATGAAGCATTACCTTTCTATGAAGTTCTGGTGGGAGTGCTGTCAGCGAGACACCATTATGAGCTGCGACAAGCGATAAGGGAGACCTGGCTGGGCTACCTCCAAGATCACCCCCACTTTCAGCACAGGTCTGTAGGGTGGAGCGTGAACTTCACCActtacttttctgtcttttgttttatttttttatttttttctcccctgGCCAGATTCATAtagtggttaaaaaaaagcctgCAGCTGGCAGCGAATAACCGACTGCCCCATCAACCCTTTTATCTTTACCTGACCAGCGGCCAATATTGTTCTCGCTTTCATTCTTCCTTTTTTGCCCATTTCCTTCTCATTCAGCGATCTGAGCACAGATACGGTGTGATGGCCTTTAAGCAACcctcagtaaccatggtaacggAAGGTGGATAGATGGACAAgctttagggaaaaaaaaaacacatcttgtAGCCTAATagtgcacaaaaaaaaagatgaatgcaatagtgtttgtgcttgttttcAGAGTGGGGGTGAAGTTTATCGTGGGCAAACATGGGTGTCCCATtccagaggaggacagagaggatcCTTACTCCTGCTCTCTCCTGAACGTCACTGAgccaggtaaaaaaaaaaagagaagaaatcaaacacacacacacacactaatgagTGGACATCTGCAGCTTCAATACACAGAGATGCTCCGGGTACAATCTGTTGCTTGCACGTACAATTGTCAATAGTGGAGCCAAGGCAGAATAACaggagagaagttgaaagaatgaaaagaatgaatgcttagaaaagaagtaaaacacCTTTTATTCGTGTTCATCCACTCCTCAAGGACACAGTTCTTTTCCATACCCAAGGCCAAAGCAGAAATCTCTCACAGTCAATGCAGCTGCTGCATCCGTAAGTAGAGATGCGTACTAACGTTTGAAAAGTAAAGCTATATGAAGCACTGACACACTGTATGTGAAATAATTGAACAGGCTCACTGTCAGCTTGAAAGTGTTCAGTAATTGTTATTTCTCTCACCTTCACTGAGCCAGTCCAATTCAACTACTTTTCCCGCTCGGTTCAGTGTTTGTTGCCTTCATGAAAACATAATTACCGCTCATCAGAATAGGCCTTTTCAGACGGTGACCTTTAGGGTCATggcaatgttttatttttcctgccCATTCTCTGCACTCCAGCGTGTTAATGGTTGTAAGT
This genomic stretch from Thunnus albacares chromosome 14, fThuAlb1.1, whole genome shotgun sequence harbors:
- the LOC122997533 gene encoding guanine nucleotide-binding protein G(I)/G(S)/G(O) subunit gamma-4, which produces MKDGIANNSTASISQARKAVEQLKMEACMDRIKVSKAAADLMAYCDAHIREDPLIVPVPASENPFREKKFFCTIL